Proteins encoded together in one Quercus lobata isolate SW786 chromosome 3, ValleyOak3.0 Primary Assembly, whole genome shotgun sequence window:
- the LOC115980537 gene encoding uncharacterized protein LOC115980537, with the protein MVRTRSRATSPGRQGSRGASSDPQRDRQSVPVMQTSSVQNTQSMAAAMAELTRQNQELRMEISQRRQTREEHAGQTQGHGDRENTEVGSQFRGTTSRAVPHLKEEMDQMKKVMEEMKENMRRTNPIEDLVQRTDSPFTASINGHPLPSKFKLPSLDSYDGTRDPFDHIATFKTIMHLQGVPDEIMCRAFPTTLKGPARVWFSKIPPSSVSSFEELSKLFVNNFIGGQRHKRSSSSLLTIEQGENESLRSFITRFNREALSVDEVDDKLLLAAFHNEINSDLFIHKLYEKEPQTMAELVLMQIKDDPSLKWPEKMKGDPNKRNKNKYCRFHRDHGHDTDECYDLKQQIENLIRQGKLKHFVGRDRTDEKLKGKMEESSRPPLGEIRIIVGGNPMGQSSKSKKTYLKAVQNVQLSGRTPRTRSMDKPTISFTDEDAERIHHPHDDAIVITLLIADYTTQKSMRLGRDQLRPVCSPLIGFGGMKVQPVGTITLPVVVGSYPQQITKEVNFLVVDCTSSYNAIIGRPTLNSWKAITSTYHLSVKFATEYGIGQAQGDQLAARECYLAMMALDEQVQTMSIEERRVIAEPTEVLEDVLLQEDDPEKFTRIRTGMEEKAREDLIQFLRKSIDVFAWSHDDMPGIDPSVITHRLNVYPFFKPIRQKKRVFAPERDKAIKEEVQKLTTAKFIKEVYYPDWLANVVMLLSFMDAFSGYNQIKMDEADQEKTSFITSQGLFCYKVMPFGLKNAGATYQRLVNHMFRPQIGRNVEVYVDDMLVKSIDEGSHLDDLQETFETLRRYKMKLNPSKCAFGVSSGNFLGFMVSQRGIEANPDKIQAILNMEPPKNIKEVQSLTGRVAALNRFVSKATDKCLPFFKVLRKAFEWTDECQRAFQDLKDYLITAPLLSPSVQGEELYLYLAVSPHAVSSALIREEGKIQKPVYYTSRALRGVEGRYPLMEKLAFALITASRKLRHYFQVHVINVMTDHPLKKAMNKLEAAGRLIQWAVELSEFDIRYQPRNAIKAQALADFIAEFTPSYEDLREGEYNKWVVHVDGSSTLYVGGIGVVLQSPEGDKLKYKARLQYQTANNEVEYEALLKGLELAKSVEADAILAMGDSQLVIGQVNGTYEAKEDRMKKEENVEADTLAKEASANEALDDIDGVHYMPSIDLPELMQIEGEGNWMTPIVSYLKDGRLPEEKDEARKLKVKSARYVLMDEVLYKRGFSQPLLRCLAPDEANYMLREVHEGVCGNHSGARSLVHKVIRSGFYWPTIQADAKAYVKVCDQCQCFSNIPRQPAEYLSPMMAPWPFAQWGLDILGPFLTGTRQMKFLVVGIDYFTKWVEAEPLAKITQQNVKNFVWKNIVCRFGVLRVLVSDNGRQFDNTPFREFCEQLGMKNHYSSPSHPQANGQAEVANRSLLKIIKTRLKGAKGIWPDELPGVLWAYRTTARTPTGETPFRLAYGSEAVIPAKVHMTSHRVRKYQTEENEEQLRLNLDLMDEVRMDAE; encoded by the exons ATGGTCAGGACCAGGTCGAGGGCTACTAGCCCTGGCCGTCAGGGAAGCAGAGGCGCTTCAAGTGATCCCCAGCGTGATCGCCAATCTGTACCAGTCATGCAGACGTCATCTGTTCAGAATACGCAATCCATGGCGGCTGCAATGGCGGaattgactcgccaaaaccaggAGTTAAGGATGGAGATCAGTCAGAGAAGACAGACACGTGAGGAACACGCAGGACAGACACAAGGCCATGGTGACAGAGAGAATACTGAGGTTGGAAGCCAGTttagaggcaccacttcacggGCAGTGCCACACTTGAAAGAggagatggaccaaatgaagaaagtcatggaggagatgaaggagaaCATGAGGAGAACGAATCCTATAGAAGATTTGGTCCAAAGAACTGACTCTCCttttacggcttccatcaatggCCACCCTCTaccttcaaagttcaaactaccTTCCCTGGACTCGTATGATGGGACGCGTGATCCCTTTGATCACATTGCAACATTCAAGACAataatgcaccttcaaggggtccCTGATGAAATCATGTGTCGAGCCTTCCCTACTACCCTTAAAGGCCCGGCACGAGTTTGGTTCAGTAAAATCCCCCCAAGTTCCGTAAGTTCTTTCGAAGAGTTAAGCAaattgtttgttaacaatttcatcgGGGGACAGAGGCACAAGCGCTCTTCGTCCAGCTTACTGACCATAGAACAAGGGGAGAACGAAAGCCTGCGGTCATTCATCACTCGCTTCAACAGAGAAGCCCTTAGTGTGGACGAGGTGGACGACAAGCTTCTACTAGCAGCCTTCCACAACGAGATTAATTCGGATTTATTTATCCACAAGCTATACGAGAAGGAGCCTCAAACCATGGCCGAgctc GtgctcatgcaaatcaaagacgATCCTTCTTTAAAATGGCCAGAGAAGATGAAAGGGGATCCCAACAAGCGcaataagaacaaatattgtCGTTTTCACAGGGACCATGGGCATGACACGGATGAGTGTTATGACCTAAAACAGCAAATTGAGAACCTTATCAGGCAAGGAAAGTTGAAGCACTTTGTTGGAAGGGATCGTACAGATGAGAAGCTGAAAGGCAAAATGGAGGAATCATCCCGGCCCCCACTTGGAGAGATAAGGATTATCGTTGGAGGGAACCCGATGGGGCAATCTTCCAAGTCGAAGAAGACGTATCTCAAAGCGGTACAAAATGTCCAGCTCTCTGGACGAACACCAAGGACGAGATCAATGGACAAGCCAACCATTTCCTTCACCGATGAAGATGCTGAGAGGATCCATCACCCGCATGACGATGCGATCGTCATTACACTGCTCATTGCAGATTATACAACCCAGAAGAGT ATGAGGCTTGGACGAGATCAACTTCGTCCAGTATGCTCGCCGCTGATAGGATTTGGAGGAATGAAGGTGCAGCCCGTGGGTACCATTACATTACCAGTTGTGGTAGGGTCATACCCGCAACAGATAACCAAGGAAGTCAATTTCCTCGTGGTAGACTGTACTTCTTCatacaatgccatcattggaAGACCCACTCTTAATAGTTGGAAGGCGATAACCTCGACCTACCATCTATCAGTCAAATTCGCTACGGAGTACGGGATAGGACAAGCACAAGGAGATCAGTTGGCAGCTAGAGAATGCTACTTAGCCATGATGGCTTTGGACGAACAGGTGCAGACAATGAGCATCGAGGAAAGAAGAGTTATTGCAGAGCCCACGGAAGTGTTGGAAGATGTTCTTTTGCAAGAAGATGATCCTGAGAAATTTACCAGAATCAGAACAGGTATGGAGGAGAAGGCAAGAGAAGACCTCATCCAGTTCCTGAGAAAAAGTATCGAcgtttttgcatggagtcatgacgacatgccaggaatcgacCCAAGTGTGATCACTCATCGATTGAATGTATACCCCTTTTTTAAGCCTATCCGTCAGAAGAAGAGGGTATTCGCTCCCGAGAGGGACAAGGCAATCAAGGAAGAGGTTCAAAAACTGACCACGGCAAAGTTCATTAAGGAAGTCTATTACCCGGATTGGTTAgccaatgtggtgatg ttgctgagcttcatggatgccttctcAGGATATAATCAGATCAAGATGGATGAAGCCGATCAGGAAAAAACTTCCTTCATTACCAGCCAAGGCTTGTTttgttacaaagtgatgcccttcggcttgaAGAACGCAGGGGCAACTTATCAAAGGTTAGTGAATCATATGTTTCGTCCACAAATAGGACGAAATGTGGAGGtttatgtcgacgacatgcttgtGAAGAGCATAGATGAGGGAAGCCATCTAGACGACCTAcaggaaacctttgaaacacttcggcgatataagatgaagttgaacccaagCAAGTGTGCATTCGGAGTATCGTCAGGAAATTTTCTGGGGTTCATGGTCTCGCAAAGAGGAATTGAGGCAAATCCGGACAAGATCCAGGCTATATTGAACATGGAGCCACCGAAGAATATTAAGGAAGTCCAATCCCTCACAGGACGAGTTGCCGCTTTGAACAGGTTTGTTTCGAAAGCCACAGATAAGTGTTTACCTTTCTTTAAAGTCCTCAGGAAGGCATTTGAGTGGACGGACGAATGCCAAAGGGCCTTCCAAGAcctgaaggactatctcatAACTGCCCCATTATTAAGTCCATCCGTGCAAGGAGAAGAACTGTACTTATACTTAGCGGTGTCCCCACACGCCGTAAGTTCAGCtttaatcagagaagaggggaaAATACAAAAACCGGTGTACTACACTAGCCGGGCACTCAGAGGAGTAGAGGGAAGATATCCGCTCATGGAGAAGTTGGCTTTTGCACTGATAACGGCTTCTAGGAAGTTGAGACATTACTTCCAagttcatgtcatcaatgtcatgacggACCATCCGCttaagaaggcaatgaacaagcTGGAAGCCGCAGGACGACTGATTCAGTGGGCAGTTGAACTTAGCGAATTCGACATTCGGTACCAACCGAGAAATGCAATAAAGgctcaagccctagcagatttcATCGCAGAGTTCACTCCAAGTTACGAAGACCTGAGGGAAGGAGAGTACAACAAATGGGTCGTCCATGTAGATGGATCATCTACATTATATGTTGGAGGAATAGGAGTTGTTTTGCAGTCGCCAGAAGGGGACAAATTGAAATACAAGGCCCGTCTGCAATACCAGACTGCTAACAATGAAGTGGAGTATGAAGCCCTTTTAAAGGGGTTGGAACTGGCCAAATCTGTAGAAGCAGACGCAATACTTGCCATGGGAGACTCTCAACTGGTCATAGGCCAAGTCAATGGAACATATGAAGCCAAGGAAGACAGAATGAAGAA ggaagagaatGTGGAGGCAGATACTCTGGCGAAGGAAGCATCTGCGAATGAGGCGTTGGACGATATAGATGGTGTACACTACATGCCAAGTATAGACCTTCCAGAACTGATGCAGATagagggagaaggaaattggatgaccccaatagTGTCCTACTTAAAGGACGGAAGGCTtccagaagagaaggacgaagcAAGGAAGCTCAAAGTCAAGTCAGCCAGGTATGTGCTTATGGACGAGGTgttatacaagagaggtttttcccagcctctcttAAGATGTTTGGCTCCGGACGAAGCAAATTACATGTTGAGGGAGGTTCACGAAGGAGTATGCGGGAACCATTCGGGAGCCAGATCACTCGTCCATAAAGTCATCCGTAGCGGATTCTATTGGCCAACCAtccaagctgatgctaaagcatatGTCAAAGTATGTGATCAATGTCAATGCTTCAGCAATATTCCCAGACAACCAGCAGAATATCTCTCGCCAATGATGGCCCCTTGGCCTTTCGCGcaatggggactagacattttggggccctTTCTGACTGGAACTCGGCAAATGAAGTTTCTGGTGGTGggaatagattacttcacaaaatgggtggaagccgaACCCTTAGCCAAAATTACGCAGCAGAATGTCAAGAActtcgtctggaagaacattgtatgcagattCGGAGTACTTAGAGTACTAGTGTCTGACAATGGACGACAGTTTGACAACACACCTTTCAGGGAATTTTGTGAACAGCTTGGAATgaagaaccattactcctcaccctcccacccacaggccaatggccaggcaGAAGTAGCGAACCGATCCTTACttaagatcatcaagactcggctcaaaggggcaaagggaatatggccgGATGAATTACCAGGTGTTTTATGGGCTTATAGAACGACAGCGAGAACTCCAACAGGAGAAACTCCTTTTAGACTAGCCTACGGAAGCGAGGCAGTTATACCAGCAAAAGTACACATGACGAGCCACAGGGTCAGGAAGTATCAAACTGAAGAAAACGAGGAACAGCTCCGTCTTAACCTTGACCTTATGGACGAGGTCAGGATGGATGCAGAATAG
- the LOC115980536 gene encoding uncharacterized protein LOC115980536 yields the protein MVRTRSRATSPSRQGSRGASSDPQRDRQSAPVMQTSSVQNMQSMAAAMAELTRQNQELRMEISQRRQTREEHAGQTQGHGDKENTEVGSQFRGTTSRVVPHLKEEMDQMKKVMEEMKENMRRTNPIEDLVHRTDSPFTASINGHPLPSKFKLPSLDSYDRTRDPFDHIATFKTTMHLQGVPDEIMCRAFPTTLKGPARVWFSKIPPSSVSTFEELSKLFVNNFIGGQRHKRSSSSLLTIEQGENESLRSFITRFNREALSVDEVDDKLLLAAFHNGINSDLFIHKLYEKEPQTMAELVHSAQNFMNAEDAIIAKKRKRAERMEAHPARHSEQAPRPKKGRTEDRKERDGRKTGPLGRSQNYTPLNAPLNQVLMQIKDDPSLKWPEKMKGDPNKRNKNKYCRFHRDHGHDTDECYDLKQQIENLIRQGKLKHFVGRDRTDEKQKGKMEESSRPPLGEIRIIVGGNPMGQSSKSKKTYLKAVQNVQLSGRTPRTRPMDEPTISFTNEDAERIHHPHDDAIVITLLIADYTTRRVLVDNGSSADVLYYPAFQQMRLGRDQLRAVCSPLIGFGGMKVQPVGTITLPVVVGSYPQQITKEVNFLVVDCTSSYNAIIGRPTLNSWKAITSTYHLSVKFPTEYGIGQAQGDQLAARECYLAMVALDEQVQTMSIEERRVIAEPTEVLEDVLLQEDDPEKFTRIGTGMKEKAREDLIQFLRKSIDVFAWSHNDMPGIDPSVITHRLNVYPFFKPIRQKKRVFAPERDKAIKEEVQKLTTAKFIKEVYYPDCYPLPRIDQLVDSTAGHQLLSFMDAFSGYNQIKMDEADQEKTSFITSQGLFCYKVMPFGLKNAGATYQRLVNHMFRPQIGRNVEVYVDDMLVKSIDEGSHLDDLQETFETLRRYKMKLNPSKCAFGVSSGKFLGFMVSQRGIEANPDKIQAILNMEPPKNIKEVQSLTGRVAALNRFVSKATDKCLPFFKVLRKAFEWTDECQRAFQDLKDYLTTAPLLSPSVQGEELYLYLAVSPHAVSSALIREEGKIQKPVYYTSRALRGAERRYPLMEKLAFALITASRKLRHYFQVHVINVMTDHPLKKAINKLEAAGRLIQWAVELSEFDIRYQPRNAIKAQALADFIAEFTPSYEDLGEGEYNKSVVHVDGSSTLYAGGIGVVLQSPEGDKLKYKARLQYQTTNNEVEYEALLKGLELAKSVEADTILVMGDSQLVIGQVNGIYEAKEDRMKKEENVEADTLAKEASANEALDDTDGVHYMPSIDLPELMQIEGEGSWMTPIVSYLKDGRLPEEKDEARKLKVKSARYVLMDEVLYKRGFSQPLLRCLAPDEANYMLREVHEGACGNHLGARSLVHKVIRSGFYWPTIQADAKAYVKVCDQCQRFSNIPRQPAEYLTPMMAPWPFAQWGIDILGPFPTGTRQMKFLVVGIDYFTKWVEAEPLAKITQQNVKNFVWKNIVCRFGVPRVLVSDNGRQFDNTPFREFCEQLGMKNHYSSPSHPQANGQAEVANRSLTTARTPTGETPFKLAYGSEAVIPAEVHMTSHRVRKYQTEENEEQLRLNLDLMDEVRMDAEQRTARLIHKKKASMDE from the exons ATGGTCAGGACCAGGTCGAGGGCTACTAGCCCTAGCCGTCAGGGAAGCAGAGGCGCTTCAAGTGATCCCCAGCGTGATCGCCAATCTGCACCAGTCATGCAGACGTCATCCGTTCAGAATATGCAATCCATGGCGGCTGCAATGGCGGaattgactcgccaaaaccaggAGTTAAGGATGGAGATCAGTCAGAGAAGACAGACACGTGAGGAACACGCAGGACAGACACAAGGCCATGGTGACAAAGAGAATACTGAAGTTGGAAGCCAGTttagaggcaccacttcacggGTAGTGCCACACTTGAAAGAggagatggaccaaatgaagaaagtcatggaggagatgaaggagaaCATGAGGAGAACTAATCCTATAGAGGATTTGGTCCACAGAACAGATTCTCCttttacggcttccatcaatggCCACCCCttaccatcaaagttcaaactgCCTTCCCTGGACTCGTATGATAGGACGCGTGACCCCTTTGATCACATTGCAACATTCAAGACGACAATGCACCTCCAAGGGGTCCCTGATGAAATCATGTGTCGAGCCTTCCCTACTACCCTTAAAGGCCCGGCACGAGTTTGGTTCAGTAAAATCCCCCCAAGTTCCGTAAGTACTTTCGAAGAGTTAAGCAaattgtttgttaacaatttcatcgGGGGACAGAGGCACAAGCGCTCTTCGTCCAGCTTACTGACCATAGAACAAGGGGAGAACGAAAGCCTGCGGTCATTCATCACTCGCTTCAACAGGGAAGCCCTTAGCGTGGACGAGGTGGACGACAAGCTTCTACTGGCAGCCTTCCACAATGGGATTAATTCGGATTTATTTATCCACAAGCTATACGAGAAGGAGCCTCAAACCATGGCCGAgctcgtccattcggctcagaacttcatgaatgcagaagatgcaatcATAGCCAAGAAGCGGAAAAGAGCTGAGAGGATGGAAGCGCACCCAGCTCGACACTCAGAACAAGcccctcgtccaaagaagggacggacggaAGATAGGAAGGAACGAGATGGCAGGAAGACAGGTCCCTTGGGAAGAAGCCAGAACTATACGCCCCTGAACGCTCCACTTAATCAGGTtctcatgcaaatcaaagacgATCCTTCTTTAAAATGGCCAGAGAAGATGAAAGGGGATCCCAACAAGCGcaataagaacaaatattgtCGCTTTCACAGGGACCATGGGCATGACACGGATGAGTGTTATGACCTAAAACAGCAAATTGAGAACCTTATCAGGCAAGGAAAGTTGAAGCACTTCGTTGGAAGGGATCGTACAGATGAGAAGCAGAAAGGCAAAATGGAGGAATCATCCCGGCCCCCACTCGGGGAGATAAGGATTATCGTTGGAGGGAACCCGATGGGGCAATCTTCCAAGTCGAAGAAGACGTATCTCAAAGcggtacaaaatgttcagctcTCTGGACGAACACCAAGGACGAGACCAATGGACGAGCCAACCATTTCCTTCACCAATGAAGATGCTGAGAGGATCCATCACCCGCATGACGATGCGATCGTCATTACACTGCTCATTGCAGATTATACAACCAGAAGAGTGTTAGTTGACAACGGAAGTTCAGCAGACGTATTGTACTACCCCGCCTTCCAACAGATGAGGCTTGGACGAGATCAACTTCGTGCAGTATGCTCGCCGCTGATAGGATTTGGAGGAATGAAGGTGCAGCCCGTGGGTACCATTACATTACCAGTTGTGGTAGGGTCATACCCGCAACAGATAACCAAGGAAGTCAATTTCCTGGTGGTAGACTGTACTTCTTCatacaatgccatcattggaAGACCCACTCTTAATAGTTGGAAGGCGATAACCTCGACCTACCATCTATCAGTCAAATTCCCTACGGAGTACGGGATAGGACAAGCACAAGGAGATCAGTTGGCAGCTAGAGAATGCTACTTAGCCATGGTGGCTTTGGACGAACAGGTGCAGACAATGAGCATCGAGGAAAGAAGAGTTATTGCAGAGCCCACGGAAGTGTTGGAAGATGTCCTTTTGCAAGAAGATGATCCTGAGAAATTTACCAGAATTGGAACAGGTATGAAGGAGAAGGCAAGAGAAGACCTCATCCAGTTCCTGAGAAAAAGTATCGAcgtttttgcatggagtcataacgacatgccaggaatcgacCCAAGTGTGATCACTCATCGATTGAATGTATACCCCTTTTTTAAGCCTATCCGTCAGAAGAAGAGGGTATTCGCTCCCGAGAGGGACAAGGCAATCAAGGAAGAGGTTCAAAAACTGACCACGGCGAAGTTCATTAAGGAAGTCTATTACCCGGATTG TTATCCTCTGCCAcgcattgatcaattggtggactCTACTGCTGGCCATCAattgctgagcttcatggatgccttctcAGGATATAATCAGATCAAGATGGATGAAGCTGATCAGGAAAAAACTTCCTTCATTACCAGCCAAGGCTTgttttgctacaaagtgatgcccttcggcttgaAAAACGCAGGGGCAACTTATCAAAGGTTAGTGAATCATATGTTTCGACCACAAATAGGACGGAATGTGGAGGtttatgtcgacgacatgcttgtGAAGAGCATAGACGAGGGAAGCCATCTAGACGACCTAcaggaaacctttgaaacacttcggcgatataagatgaagttgaacccaagCAAGTGTGCATTCGGAGTATCGTCGGGAAAGTTTCTGGGGTTCATGGTCTCGCAAAGAGGAATTGAGGCAAATCCGGACAAGATCCAGGCTATATTGAACATGGAGCCACCGAAGAATATCAAGGAAGTCCAATCCCTCACAGGACGAGTTGCCGCTTTGAACAGGTTTGTTTCGAAAGCCACAGATaagtgtttacccttctttaAAGTCCTCAGGAAGGCATTTGAGTGGACGGACGAATGCCAAAGGGCCTTCCAAGACCTGAAGGACTATCTCACAACCGCCCCATTATTAAGTCCATCCGTGCAAGGAGAAGAACTGTACTTATACTTAGCGGTGTCCCCACACGCCGTAAGTTCAGCtttaatcagagaagagggaaaaatacaaaaaccggTGTATTACACTAGCCGGGCACTCAGAGGAGCAGAGCGAAGATATCCGCTCATGGAGAAATTGGCTTTTGCACTGATAACGGCTTCTAGGAAGTTGAGACATTACTTCCAagttcatgtcatcaatgtcatgacggACCATCCGCTTAAGAAGGCAATAAACAAGCTGGAAGCCGCAGGACGACTGATTCAGTGGGCAGTTGAACTTAGCGAATTCGACATTCGGTACCAACCGAGAAATGCAATAAAGgctcaagccctagcagatttcATCGCAGAGTTCACTCCAAGTTACGAAGACCTGGGGGAAGGAGAGTACAACAAATCGGTCGTCCATGTAGATGGATCATCTACATTATATGCTGGAGGAATAGGAGTTGTTTTGCAGTCGCCGGAAGGGGACAAATTGAAATACAAGGCCCGTCTGCAATACCAGACTACTAACAATGAAGTGGAGTATGAAGCCCTTTTAAAGGGGTTGGAACTGGCCAAATCTGTAGAAGCAGACACGATACTTGTCATGGGAGACTCTCAACTGGTCATAGGCCAAGTCAATGGAATATATGAAGCCAAGGAAGACAGAATGAAGAA ggaagagaatGTGGAAGCAGATACTCTGGCGAAGGAAGCATCTGCGAATGAGGCGTTGGACGATACAGATGGTGTACACTACATGCCAAGTATAGACCTTCCAGAATTGATGCAGATAGAGGGAGAAGGAAGTTGGATGACCCCAATAGTGTCCTACTTAAAGGACGGAAGGCTTCCAGAAGAGAAAGACGAAGCAAGGAAGCTCAAAGTCAAGTCAGCCAGGTATGTGCTTATGGACGAGGTgttatacaagagaggtttttcccagcctctcttAAGATGTTTGGCTCCAGACGAAGCAAATTACATGTTGAGGGAGGTTCACGAAGGAGCATGCGGGAACCATTTGGGAGCCAGATCACTCGTCCATAAAGTCATCCGTAGCGGATTCTATTGGCCAACCAtccaagctgatgctaaagcatatGTCAAAGTATGTGATCAATGTCAACGCTTCAGCAATATTCCCAGACAACCAGCAGAATATCTCACGCCAATGATGGCCCCTTGGCCCTTCGCGCAATGGGGAAtagacattttggggccctTTCCGACTGGAACTCGGCAAATGAAGTTTCTGGTGGTGggaatagattacttcacaaaatgggtggaagccgaACCCTTAGCCAAAATTACACAGCAGAATGTCAAGAActtcgtctggaagaacattgtatgcagattCGGAGTACCAAGAGTACTAGTGTCTGACAATGGACGACAGTTTGACAACACACCTTTCAGGGAATTTTGTGAACAGCTTGGAATgaagaaccattactcctcaccCTCCCACCCACAGGCCAATGGCCAAGCAGAAGTCGcgaaccgatcctt AACGACAGCGAGAACTCCAACAGGAGAAACTCCTTTCAAACTAGCCTACGGAAGCGAGGCAGTCATACCAGCAGAAGTACACATGACGAGCCACAGGGTGAGGAAGTATCAAACTGAAGAAAACGAGGAACAGCTCCGTCTTAACCTTGACCTTATGGACGAGGTCAGGATGGATGCAGAACAGAGGACAGCAAG ATTGATCCACAAAAAGAAAGCAAGCATGGACGAATGA